The DNA segment ACGCGAAATGGCTAGCAGGAAAGAAGCACTTGCACGTCGTGCCAACCGCGTGCGCCGTCAACTCAAGTCGGTGGCCAATGGCCGTCCGCGCCTGTCGGTTCATCGCTCGTCGAAGAACATCTACGCCCAGATCATCGATGATGTGGCTGGTAAGACGCTTGCGTCTGCCTCCACCCTCGACAAGGATCTTCGCGGTTCTCTGAAGACCGGTGCCGACACCGCAGCCGCTGCTCTTGTAGGTAAGCTCGTCGCCGAGCGTGCCTCCAAGGCCGGCGTTAAGGAAGTCGTGTTCGACCGCGGCGCCTTCATCTACCACGGCCGCATTAAGGCCCTGGCCGATGCAGCCCGCGAAGGCGGCCTGACCTTCTGATCAAGTTTCCGGCCGGCAGCTTTCGAGCGCCGGCCGGATATCACCGGACCGCTGATCTCCTTCGGGAGGTCGATGCGGTCTTCGTTTTGTTTGCCGATTGCACCCGGAAAAGAAAAAGGAAGAGGACAATGGCACAGGAAAAGAGGGCTCCGCGGGAAGACCGCCAGAGCCGTGAAGAGCGCGATAGCGAATTCGTCGACAAGCTGGTCGCGATCAACCGCGTCGCCAAGGTTGTAAAGGGTGGCCGCCGTTTCGGTTTCGCCGCTCTCGTCGTCGTCGGTGACCAGAAGGGCCGCGTAGGCTTTGGTCATGGCAAGGCACGCGAAGTGCCGGAAGCGATCCGCAAGGCAACCGAAAGCGCCAAGCGCGACATGATCTTCGTACCGCTGCGTGACGGCCGTACGCTGCATCACGACGTTCATGGCCGCCATGGCGCCGGCAAGGTTCTGCTGCGCTCGGCCAAGGTCGGTACCGGTATCATCGCCGGCGGCCCGATGCGCGCCGTTTTCGAAACGCTCGGCGTTCACGACGTCGTTGCCAAGTCGACCGGTTCGTCGAACCCGTACAACATGGTTCGCGCCACGTTCGACGCCCTGAAGCACCAGGTTCACCCGAAGGACATCGCAGCTCAGCGCGGCATCAAGTATGCCACTCTGCAGGCTCGCCGCGCGTCCTCGGGCAACGCCTCCGAAGAATAAGGGAGTTTGACCTATGGCCAAGACGACCAAGAAGGCTGAAGCCAAGGCGACCGTTACGGTCGAGCAGATTGGCAGCCCGATCCGCCGTCCGGATGTTCAGCAGAAGACGCTGATCGGTCTCGGACTGAACAAGATGCACCGTCGCCGCACGCTGGAAGACACTCCGGCTGTTCGTGGCATGATCCGTGCTGTCCAGCATCTCGTTCGCGTTGTCGACGAGAAGTGAGCCGGAGGTATTCGCTATGAAACTGAATGAGATCAAGGATAACGAAGGCTCGACCCATAGCCGCAAGCGCCTCGGCCGCGGCATCGGCTCCGGCTCCGGCAAGACCGGCGGCCGTGGTGTGAAGGGTCAGAAGTCCCGTTCGGGCGTTGCCATCAACGGCTTCGAAGGCGGTCAGATGCCCATCTACCGTCGCCTGCCGAAGCGCGGCTTCACCAACATCTTCGCTGCCGACTACGTCGTTGTGTCGCTGGCTCGCATCCAGGCTGCCGTCGATGCCGGCAAGCTCGATGCCAAGGCAACCGTCGACGCAGCAGCCCTGAAGGCTGCGGGCGTGATTCGCCGCGTCAAGGACGGCGTTCGTGTTCTCTCGGACGGCGAACTGAAGGCGAAGCTTTCGCTGGAAGTTGCAGGCGCCTCCAAGCCGGCGGTCGAAAAGATCGAAAAGGCTGGCGGTTCCATCAAGCTGCTCGCTTCTGTCGCAGAATAATCTTATCAATAAATCGCCCGGGGTGCTTCACACCGGGCGATTTTGCTCCCATATGTGAGCCTCACGAACCTGAGCGATGCAGCAGTGTCTTTTCAGGGAATAACGGGAATCAAGGGTGAGGCATCCGATTGCAGTGCAATCCGTCCAAAACCCGGCTTTTGAACAATTAAAGACTGATTCCGGACCCGGCCGATTATGCCGGAATTGGTAATGCGGAGATTTGCATGGCTTCTGCAGCGGAACAATTGGCATCCAATCTCAATTTTTCGACCTTTGCCAAAGCCGAGGATCTCAAGAAGCGACTGTGGTTCACGCTCGGCGCTCTCCTCGTCTACCGTCTGGGTACCCACATCCCGCTTCCGGGCCTCAATCCGGCGGCCTATGCCCAGGCCTTTCAGAATCAGTCCGGCGGCATCCTCGGCCTTTTCAATATGTTTTCCGGCGGCGCCGTGCAGCGCATGGCGATTTTCGCGCTCGGCATCATGCCCTATATTTCCGCTTCGATCATCGTGCAGCTCATGACCTCGGTCGTGCCGGCGCTCGAAAACCTGAAGAAGGAAGGCGAGCAGGGGCGCAAGATCATCAACCAGTACACCCGTTACGGCACGGTGTTGCTCGGCGCCTTGCAGGCCTATGGCATTGCGATCGGCCTTGAGCACGGTAATGGCGTGGTTCTCGACCCAGGCTGGTTTTTCCGCCTTTCGACGGTCGTCACGCTGCTCGGCGGCACGATGTTCCTGATGTGGCTTGGTGAACAGGTTACCTCGCGCGGCATCGGCAACGGTATTTCGCTGATCATCTTCGCAGGCATCGCAGCCGGTCTGCCGACCGCGCTTGCCGGTACGCTGGAACTCGGCCGCACGGGCGCTCTGTCGACCGGCCTCATTCTGGCTGTGCTTGTCGTTGCTGTCCTGGTCATCGGGCTTATCGTCTTCGTTGAGCGCGCCCAGCGCCGCCTCTTGATCCAGTATCCGAAGCGCCAGGTTGGCACCCGCATGTTCCAGGGCGATACCTCGCACCTGCCGCTGAAGCTCAACACATCAGGCGTTATTCCGGCGATCTTCGCATCTTCGCTGCTGCTGCTGCCTGCGACCGTCGCCGGTCTCGGCAACAACACGGCCCTGCCGACCTGGGTTACCTCCATCGTCGCGGCCCTTGGCCATGGTCAGCCGATCTACATGGTGCTCTACGGTGCCTTGATCGCCTTCTTCGCTTTCTTCTACACGGCGCTGGTCTTCAATCCGAAAGATACGGCCGACAATCTGAAGAAGCATGGCGGCTTCATTCCGGGCATCCGCCCGGGTGAGCGCACTGCCGAATATATCGATTATGTGCTGACCCGAATCACGGTGATTGGCGCGATCTATCTTGTCTTCGTCTGCATTCTGCCCGAAATTCTCGTGTCCCAGACCGGTATTCCGCTGTCTCTGGGTGGCACTTCGCTTCTGATCGTGGTTAGCGTAACGCTGGATACGGTGGCGCAGATTCAGGGTCACCTGATTGCACAGCAATATGAAGGCCTGATCAAGAAATCGAAGCTGCGTGGAGGAAAGAGGGGGCGATGAGATTAATACTTTTGGGGCCGCCGGGCGCAGGTAAGGGGACCCAGGCCCAGCGTATCGTGGAAAAGTACGGCATTCCGCAGCTTTCCACGGGCGATATGCTGAGGGCTGCGGTGGCGGCCGGGACTGAAGTGGGCAAGCGCGCCAAGGCCGTCATGGATGCCGGCAAGCTTGTTTCAGACGAAATCGTCAATGCCATCGTGTCCGAGCGCATCGATCAACCGGATTGCGCCAAGGGCTTCATTCTTGACGGTTATCCGCGCACGCTCATTCAGGCCGACGCGACCGAGGAAATGTTGAAGGCGAAAGGCCTCAACTTGTCCGTCGTGATCGAGATCAAGGTTGATGACGCCGTGCTCGCCGATCGTATTTCGGGCCGTTATACCTGCGCCAACTGCGGCGCCGGCTATCACGACGAAAACCTGAAGCCGAAGGTGGAAGGCGTATGTGACCGTTGCGGTTCCACGCACTTCAAGCGCCGTGCCGACGACAACAGGGAAACGGTGGTCGAGCGCCTGCAGGTCTACTACAAGGAAACCTCGCCGCTCATCGGTTACTACTACGCCAAGGGCAAGCTTCAGTCGGTCGACGGAATGGCCGATATCGAGCATGTGACCACCGATATCGATGCCATCCTGTCCAAGCTTTGGATGGCCTAAAATAAACTTGCCGGGGCGGTTGCTTTTTTGCGCTGATTCCGCTAAACACCGCGCCAACTCGCGACATGCCATGCGATCGGCGCGGATTTCCGTAGGGAGGTCCGGGTACGGTCGTTTTGACGTGTTACGGACCCAAGTTTGAACAAGCAGCTCCAGGGCTGCATAACAAAACCTTTTGCTCAGGCAGAGGGAATGCAAGGAGAACAGGCGTGGCTCGTATCGCTGGCGTCAACATCCCGACTGCAAAGCGCGTTGTAATTGCGCTTCGCTACATTCACGGGATCGGACCTAAGTTTGCACAGGAAATCTGCGAGAAGGTCGGTATCCCGGCCGAGCGTCGCGTCAACCAGTTGACGGATGCTGAAGTTCTGCAGATCCGCGAAACCATCGACCGCGACTATCAGGTCGAAGGCGACCTTCGTCGCGAAACCGCGATGAACATCAAGCGTCTGATGGACCTTGGCAGCTACCGCGGCCTGCGTCATCGTCGCGGCCTCCCGGTTCGCGGCCAGCGCACCCATACCAATGCCCGCACCCGCAAGGGTCCGGCAAAGGCTATTGCTGGTAAGAAGAAGTAATTTCCGGGAAACCGGATTTGGGAGGCTGGCGGTCTGCGCCGGCCTCTTTTGAGTTTGGAGCGGGACCATGTAGGTGCCGTTCCGGTGTAGCCGCTGGCATTACGGCGGTGAAGAGATCCAAGAAAGGACTACCATGGCCAAGGAAGCCGTCCGCGTTCGCCGTCGCGAGCGCAAGAATATCACGTCGGGCGTTGCGCACGTCAATTCGACCTTCAACAACACGATGATCACCATCACCGATGCACAGGGCAACGCGATTGCCTGGTCGTCCGCTGGTGCCAAGGGCTTCAAGGGTTCGCGCAAGTCGACCCCGTTCGCTGCTCAGATCGCTGCTGAAGACTGCGCCAAGAAGGCCCAGGAACATGGCATGAAGTCGCTGGAAGTCGAAGTTTGCGGCCCGGGCTCCGGCCGTGAATCCGCTCTGCGCGCGCTCCAGGCTGCCGGTTTCATGATCACGTCCATTCGCGACGTGACCCCGATCCCGCACAATGGTTGCCGCCCGCGCAAGAAGCGCCGCGTCTGATCATCGCCACTCACGACACCGGCCGGCGCATATGCGTCCGGCTTGGTGCTTCTCAAGCTCGGTTGTCACGATTGGATGGTGGCAACGAACGGAAGGCAAGAACATGATTCAGAAAAACTGGCAGGAACTGATCAAGCCAAACAAGGTCGAGTTTTCCTCGAGCGGCCGCACCAAGGCTACGCTCGTGGCAGAACCGCTGGAGCGTGGCTTCGGTCTCACCCTCGGCAACGCGCTGCGCCGCGTTCTGCTGTCCTCTCTGCGCGGCGCCGCTGTGACGGCCGTGCAGATCGACGGCGTGCTGCATGAGTTCTCCTCTATCCCGGGTGTTCGGGAAGACGTGACGGACATCGTGCTGAACATCAAGGAAATCGCCATCAAGATGGATGGCGATGACAGCAAGCGCATGGTCGTCCGCAAGCAGGGCCCAGGCGTAGTAACGGCTGGCGACATCCAGACGGTCGGCGACATCGAAATCCTCAATCCCGAGCATGTCATCTGCACGCTCGACGAGGGCGCCGAAATCCGCATGGAATTCACCGTCAACAACGGCAAGGGCTACGTCCCGGCCGAGCGCAATCGTGCGGAAGATGCTCCGATCGGCCTCATCCCGGTCGACAGCCTTTATTCGCCGGTCAAGAAGGTGTCCTACAAGGTTGAAAACACCCGCGAAGGACAGGTTCTCGACTACGACAAGCTGAGCATGTCGATCGAAACCGATGGCTCGATCACCGGCGAAGATGCCGTCGCTTTCGCGGCTCGTATCCTCCAGGATCAGCTTGGCGTCTTCGTCAACTTCGACGAGCCGCAGAAGGAAGCCGAAGAAGAAGCAGTCACCGAACTTGCTTTCAACCCGGCGCTCCTCAAGAAGGTGGACGAACTGGAACTGTCTGTTCGCTCGGCAAACTGCCTGAAGAACGACAACATCGTCTATATCGGCGACCTCATTCAGAAGACCGAAGCAGAAATGCTCCGCACGCCGAATTTTGGTCGCAAGTCGCTGAACGAAATCAAGGAAGTTCTCGCTTCCATGGGCCTGCACCTCGGCATGGAAGTGCCGGCATGGCCGCCCGAGAACATCGAAGATCTCGCTAAGCGTTACGAAGACCAATACTAACCAACAAACTGCAGGCGAGCGATGCCTGCAAGTGAAGGAGAATAGCCATGCGCCACGGTAAAGCCGGCCGCAAGCTGAATAGAACCGCTAGCCACCGTAAGGCGATGTTCGCCAACATGGCGGCTTCGCTCATCACCCATGAGCAGATCGTCACCACGCTCCCGAAGGCGAAGGAAATTCGTCCGATCGTCGAGAAGCTGGTTACCCTCGGCAAGCGCGGCGACCTGCACGCTCGTCGTCAGGCCATCTCGCAGATCCGCGACGCCGCTGTCGTCTCGAAGCTCTTCGATGCGATTGCAACGCGTTACGCCACCCGCAACGGCGGCTACCTGCGCATCATGAAGGCAGGCTTCCGCCAAGGCGACAATGCCGCCCTCGCAGTTGTCGAATTCGTTGATCGCGATATCAATGCCAAGGGCGCAGCCGACAAGGCTCGCGTTGCTGCTGAAGAAGAAGCTGCCGCCGCTTAAGGCCAGCTTCGCATACAAGATTAAAAGGCCGGATGAGCGATCATCCGGCCTTTTGTCGTTTACGACTTTGAAATGCCAGCTTTGATGCGCGCCCTTACTCCGGAATATGGACGTGCTGTTTGATGTGCTTCAGATTGGCGACAATGGTGAAGGTCATGATGACGAGAAGGCACCATGAACTCCACTTGCCGATGTGTACCATCGACCAAGCACCGAGCTGATTTGGATATTTCCATATGCCGAGAAAGGTGCTGATATTTTCCGCCAGCCAAATGAAGAAGCCGATCAGGACGAATGACAGTAAGAGCGGCATCCGCCGGTCACGATCATAAGGGCGGAATATCACCGTCGAGCGCGCATAAAGGCCCATGAGGCAAGCGGCAATATACCAGCGATAGTCACCAATATAGTGATGCGTGAAGAAATTGGCGTAGATCACCAAGGCTGATGCACCGGCCATCCAATAGGGCGGGTGATGTTTGATGCGAAGATCGAAAAGCCGCCAAGCCTGAATGATGTAGCTGCCAACCGCGGCGTACATGAAGCCCGAGAACAACGGAACACCAAGCAGCTTCGTGTAGGCATGATCCGGATAGGCCCAGGATTGTATGTTGCCGGAGGTTTTGAAGACTTCGAGTGCAAAGCCAACGACATGAAAGAGACAAACGGCTTTTAGCTCATCAAAGCTTTCAAGCTTTGCCCAAACCATCCAAATCTGGATGGCCAGCGCAATGATCAGCAACACATCGTAGCGCGGAATATGAAGAAGCCCGGCGCGGGGAACTGTGAAGACCGCCAGAAAGAACAATCCCGCGAAGAGACAGGCGCGGGCCTCTTTCAGCCCGAAGAAAAGGAATTCGATTGCAAAACGATGAAGGCCTGTCAGGTCGGAAGGGCGCGGATTTGGATCAAGGCAGCTATCGCCGTCCGGCGTGCGATTTTCCCATGAAACGACTTTGGCCATCAAATGCTCCCCCGCGGCGCCGGTGAATCGCCGGACTGATTGCTGACACGAGGAGCATGGCAAAATTACAGCTTAACCTTGTATTGGCGCGATCTATCTCTTCCGTTGAAAATCGGCGAAGGGCATTGCTTTTCCCGGCTGCCGCGGCAAACGTGCCCTGAAACTCATGTCCGTTTTCGCGGGATGGAGCCGCATTGAAAGCTTTGACACCATATAGAGGGAAAAGGATCCTGCTGTGCTCAGCCTTGTTGCTGACATTAGCCAGCGGCCTCGCGCTCCGGCGCTATGGTTATGCGATGCATCTGCCTTTCGTCGCAGTCAAATATGGTGGCTCATTATTGTGGGGAGCGATGGTCTACTGGCTTTTGGCTACCCTTTTCGTTGCGACAGGGCGTTTCAGGATCGCCGCAGCGGCGCTGATCGTTGCTGTCCTTGTCGAGCTTTTCAGGCTTTGGCACACGCCGACGCTGGATGCATTTCGGCTGACCACCGCCGGAGCCCTGTTGCTGGGACGAGTCTTTTCGCTCTGGAATATCCTGGCCTATGCCGCCGGTATCGCGGCGGCACTGGTGCTTGATTACGCGCTGTCGAGGCCAGCTTCGGTTTGAATCCTAGCGTCTTATTCGGCGGCTGCGGCTATCCGCGCGACTACCAGCGAATGATTCATCAAGCGCATAGAGACATGGCGTTCGTTGCCATGCTCGGCAGGGTCGAGGTGGCCGATGCTATCGAGCAGTTCCTCATTCGCCCAGGCCTGATAGCGGAAAAGAGTCTGCAGTAATGACGATTCGCTCATAATGACGTTGCCCTTTTCGTCGGCGGAAAAATGCGAGTAGAATGTTCACATTTTATGGAGTGGGGAGCGCGTGTCTACTCGCATTCAAAAGTCGCGTTTACCGATGCGCAAAGAGCCGAGCCAGGCGCGTTCGCGGGCAACGGTCGATGCGATTATCGAGTCGGGTGCTCGCATTTTGGGTGATCGCGGATGGGTCGGGTTCACGACGAATACCGTCGCGGCCGTTGCCGGCATCAGCATCGGTTCGCTCTATCAGTATTTTCCGGACAAGCTCTCTTTGGTCGAAGCCATAAGGCGCCGCCATTTCGACGAGGTCCTGGCCTTCCTGCGCCAGGCGGTCGCCAGCGATTTGCCGCTGCGGCAGAGTGTCGAAGCTCTTGTCCAGGGGATGATCGCTGCGCATAGCGTCAATCCCGACCTTCATAGGGTGTTGCTGGATGAGGTGCCGGGGCTTGAGGGGTCGAGGTCGGCCCATGATGCCTTCCTGGCAGATTATCAAAATCATTACAGGGCTTTTGTTGCAGCACATCGAAGTGCCGATGCCGGGCCTTCCAACGATGTCCTTGCACAGCTTCTATCCGGCGTCGTCGAAGGCGTGATCCATAATGGAGCCAGAAAGGGCACATTGGATTCGCCGGAGTTGAAGCAGGAACTAATCAAGATGATCTGCACTTATCTTGGCGGCGTCGATCGATAGGAAGTGATTCGAGCGACGAGGCGGCCCCGCTACCTAGCGGGAATACAGTCTCTCCTCGCTATTCGCATGGCTGCATTTCGCATTTCAAATACCACTTCGGATCATAATAATTTGAATTCTAATTAGTTTAGTGCTAATGGAATTTCATGAAATCGCTAAACGCTCTGCAACGCATATTCACCGCCAATCTGCTGACGACCGGCCGCCAATGGCGCCGGGTCGTCGATCTTGCGCTGAGCTCCTATGGCATATCGGAGGCCGCGGCCGCGCCGCTGCTTTGGATCGGCCGTCTGGGGGGAGGCGTGCGGCAGGTGGCTCTCGCCACCTATGTCGGCATCGAAGGCCCGTCTCTCGTCCGGTTGCTCGATCAGCTCGAAAGCATGGATCTCGTCATCCGCAAGGATGATCCGACAGATCGGCGTGCTAAAAGTCTGTGGCTGACGCCGGAGGGCGAAAAGCTGGCTTCCCGTATGGAAGATGCGCTCGACGAGCTGCGCGGCAACATTCTGGCCAATGTGGACCCGGCCGATATCGAAGCTGCCATTCGCGTCCTGAAGGCTTTTGAGGAATTCGAGCCGCCGAAGGCGGCTGACGCCGAGCAGGAACGGGAGAAGGTCTTATGAGCATTCCCTCCTGGCGTGACTGGCTGTTTTCGGTCAAAGCCTTCATTGCGGCAATCATGGCGCTGTTCATAGCGCTGTCGCTGGATTTGCCGCGCCCCTATTGGGCGATGGCCGCCGTTTATGTCGTCGCCAATCCCCTTGCCGGGGCAACCAGCTCCAAGGGGCTCTATCGTGCCTTGGGTACGCTCCTCGGCGCCACCGCGTCGGTGATCCTTGTCCCGCTCTTCGTCAATGCGCCGGAATTGCTGTCCGTCGTCGTCGCGCTCTGGACCGGCACCTTGCTGTTCATCTCCATGCTCGATCGCACCTCGCGCAGCTATGTCTTCATGCTGGCCGGCTATTCGCTGCCGCTGATCGCGCTGCCGACCGTCGGCGCGCCCGAAACCGTCTTCGATGTGGCGCTTGCCCGCTCCGAGGAGATCATCATTGGCATCGTCTGCGCGAGCGTTGTCAGCGCTATCGTCTTTCCGAGCAGTGTCGGTCCGGCACTTGGCCAGCGCATCAGCTCCTGGTTGGATGATGCCGGCATCTGGGCGGACGAGATTCTGCGCGGCGAAGGGGCTTCTCCCGCAACGCCCCTGAAGCGGCAGAAGCTCGCCGCTGACGTCTCCGGCCTTGATCTCGTCATCAGCCAGTTGCGCTATGATGCAGGCAGCCGCGATATCGTCAGGCATTCGCGCGAGCTGCGCGGCCGTCTGTTGATGCTGTTGCCGCTCTTCTCGTCTCTTGCCGATCGCCTGCATGCGCTGAAA comes from the Rhizobium sp. NXC24 genome and includes:
- a CDS encoding DUF817 domain-containing protein — its product is MAKVVSWENRTPDGDSCLDPNPRPSDLTGLHRFAIEFLFFGLKEARACLFAGLFFLAVFTVPRAGLLHIPRYDVLLIIALAIQIWMVWAKLESFDELKAVCLFHVVGFALEVFKTSGNIQSWAYPDHAYTKLLGVPLFSGFMYAAVGSYIIQAWRLFDLRIKHHPPYWMAGASALVIYANFFTHHYIGDYRWYIAACLMGLYARSTVIFRPYDRDRRMPLLLSFVLIGFFIWLAENISTFLGIWKYPNQLGAWSMVHIGKWSSWCLLVIMTFTIVANLKHIKQHVHIPE
- the rpsM gene encoding 30S ribosomal protein S13, with translation MARIAGVNIPTAKRVVIALRYIHGIGPKFAQEICEKVGIPAERRVNQLTDAEVLQIRETIDRDYQVEGDLRRETAMNIKRLMDLGSYRGLRHRRGLPVRGQRTHTNARTRKGPAKAIAGKKK
- a CDS encoding TetR/AcrR family transcriptional regulator, whose protein sequence is MSTRIQKSRLPMRKEPSQARSRATVDAIIESGARILGDRGWVGFTTNTVAAVAGISIGSLYQYFPDKLSLVEAIRRRHFDEVLAFLRQAVASDLPLRQSVEALVQGMIAAHSVNPDLHRVLLDEVPGLEGSRSAHDAFLADYQNHYRAFVAAHRSADAGPSNDVLAQLLSGVVEGVIHNGARKGTLDSPELKQELIKMICTYLGGVDR
- a CDS encoding MarR family transcriptional regulator, which codes for MKSLNALQRIFTANLLTTGRQWRRVVDLALSSYGISEAAAAPLLWIGRLGGGVRQVALATYVGIEGPSLVRLLDQLESMDLVIRKDDPTDRRAKSLWLTPEGEKLASRMEDALDELRGNILANVDPADIEAAIRVLKAFEEFEPPKAADAEQEREKVL
- the rplR gene encoding 50S ribosomal protein L18; its protein translation is MASRKEALARRANRVRRQLKSVANGRPRLSVHRSSKNIYAQIIDDVAGKTLASASTLDKDLRGSLKTGADTAAAALVGKLVAERASKAGVKEVVFDRGAFIYHGRIKALADAAREGGLTF
- the secY gene encoding preprotein translocase subunit SecY, with product MASAAEQLASNLNFSTFAKAEDLKKRLWFTLGALLVYRLGTHIPLPGLNPAAYAQAFQNQSGGILGLFNMFSGGAVQRMAIFALGIMPYISASIIVQLMTSVVPALENLKKEGEQGRKIINQYTRYGTVLLGALQAYGIAIGLEHGNGVVLDPGWFFRLSTVVTLLGGTMFLMWLGEQVTSRGIGNGISLIIFAGIAAGLPTALAGTLELGRTGALSTGLILAVLVVAVLVIGLIVFVERAQRRLLIQYPKRQVGTRMFQGDTSHLPLKLNTSGVIPAIFASSLLLLPATVAGLGNNTALPTWVTSIVAALGHGQPIYMVLYGALIAFFAFFYTALVFNPKDTADNLKKHGGFIPGIRPGERTAEYIDYVLTRITVIGAIYLVFVCILPEILVSQTGIPLSLGGTSLLIVVSVTLDTVAQIQGHLIAQQYEGLIKKSKLRGGKRGR
- a CDS encoding adenylate kinase produces the protein MRLILLGPPGAGKGTQAQRIVEKYGIPQLSTGDMLRAAVAAGTEVGKRAKAVMDAGKLVSDEIVNAIVSERIDQPDCAKGFILDGYPRTLIQADATEEMLKAKGLNLSVVIEIKVDDAVLADRISGRYTCANCGAGYHDENLKPKVEGVCDRCGSTHFKRRADDNRETVVERLQVYYKETSPLIGYYYAKGKLQSVDGMADIEHVTTDIDAILSKLWMA
- the rpsK gene encoding 30S ribosomal protein S11, whose amino-acid sequence is MAKEAVRVRRRERKNITSGVAHVNSTFNNTMITITDAQGNAIAWSSAGAKGFKGSRKSTPFAAQIAAEDCAKKAQEHGMKSLEVEVCGPGSGRESALRALQAAGFMITSIRDVTPIPHNGCRPRKKRRV
- the rpsE gene encoding 30S ribosomal protein S5 → MAQEKRAPREDRQSREERDSEFVDKLVAINRVAKVVKGGRRFGFAALVVVGDQKGRVGFGHGKAREVPEAIRKATESAKRDMIFVPLRDGRTLHHDVHGRHGAGKVLLRSAKVGTGIIAGGPMRAVFETLGVHDVVAKSTGSSNPYNMVRATFDALKHQVHPKDIAAQRGIKYATLQARRASSGNASEE
- the rplO gene encoding 50S ribosomal protein L15 translates to MKLNEIKDNEGSTHSRKRLGRGIGSGSGKTGGRGVKGQKSRSGVAINGFEGGQMPIYRRLPKRGFTNIFAADYVVVSLARIQAAVDAGKLDAKATVDAAALKAAGVIRRVKDGVRVLSDGELKAKLSLEVAGASKPAVEKIEKAGGSIKLLASVAE
- the rpmD gene encoding 50S ribosomal protein L30 — translated: MAKTTKKAEAKATVTVEQIGSPIRRPDVQQKTLIGLGLNKMHRRRTLEDTPAVRGMIRAVQHLVRVVDEK
- a CDS encoding DUF2809 domain-containing protein: MKALTPYRGKRILLCSALLLTLASGLALRRYGYAMHLPFVAVKYGGSLLWGAMVYWLLATLFVATGRFRIAAAALIVAVLVELFRLWHTPTLDAFRLTTAGALLLGRVFSLWNILAYAAGIAAALVLDYALSRPASV
- the rplQ gene encoding 50S ribosomal protein L17, which produces MRHGKAGRKLNRTASHRKAMFANMAASLITHEQIVTTLPKAKEIRPIVEKLVTLGKRGDLHARRQAISQIRDAAVVSKLFDAIATRYATRNGGYLRIMKAGFRQGDNAALAVVEFVDRDINAKGAADKARVAAEEEAAAA
- a CDS encoding DNA-directed RNA polymerase subunit alpha translates to MIQKNWQELIKPNKVEFSSSGRTKATLVAEPLERGFGLTLGNALRRVLLSSLRGAAVTAVQIDGVLHEFSSIPGVREDVTDIVLNIKEIAIKMDGDDSKRMVVRKQGPGVVTAGDIQTVGDIEILNPEHVICTLDEGAEIRMEFTVNNGKGYVPAERNRAEDAPIGLIPVDSLYSPVKKVSYKVENTREGQVLDYDKLSMSIETDGSITGEDAVAFAARILQDQLGVFVNFDEPQKEAEEEAVTELAFNPALLKKVDELELSVRSANCLKNDNIVYIGDLIQKTEAEMLRTPNFGRKSLNEIKEVLASMGLHLGMEVPAWPPENIEDLAKRYEDQY